The following nucleotide sequence is from Pseudarthrobacter psychrotolerans.
CGGCGCGTCACCCGAAGTGGTGGACAAGCAGGTCAGCGCACCGCTCGAAACTGCCCTGAACGGCGTCGAAGGCCTGGAGTCCACCTCCTCGACGTCGCGCAACGGTGTCTCACAGATCTCCATGGTGTTCACCTACGGGACAAACCTCGACCGCGCCCGGAACCAGATCGACCGGGCCATCTCCAACGCCAAGCGTTCCCTGCCGGAGGACGTGCAGCCGCGGGCCATCGCGGGCAGCATCAGCGATTTCCCCATCGTGTTCCTGGCAGTGTCCTCGGACAAGCCGCTGAGCGAACTGAACGCGGACCTCCAGCGCCTCTCCGTTCCCCGGCTCCAAAAGATCGACGGCGTCCGCGGAGCCGACGTGACCGGCGGTGCCACCCAGCACATCCATATCCTCCCCCGTCCCGAGGCGATGGCCGCCAAGGGCGCCACGATCGAGTCCATCCGCAACGCCCTCTCCAACAACGGCGCGCTGATCCCGGCCGGGACCATTCAGGAGCAGGGCAAGACCCTCTCCCTCCAGATCGGCAGCCCGGTGGATTCCCTGGACGCCATTAAGGCATTGCCCCTGGGCGGAGCCAAGGATGCCGCGACGGTCGGCACAGTGGCCGACGTCAGCCTGCAGGACAACGAACGGACCTCCATCACCCGGACCAACGGGCAGGAAACGCTGGCGGTGTCCGTGACCAAGAAGCCCGAGGGCGACACCGTGGGAATCTCCCACGCCGTGAACGACTCGTTGGCGGACCTTGAGACCGAACTGGGGTCCAACGCAAAATTCACGGCCGTGTTTGACCAGGCCCCGTTCATCGAGAAGTCCATCAAGGACCTCACCACCGAGGGCCTGCTCGGGCTCGGCTTCGCCGTGGCCGTCATCCTTGTTTTCCTGATGTCGGCCCGCTCCACCCTGGTTACTGCGGTGTCCATTCCGCTCTCGCTGCTGATCACCTTTATTGGCCTGTCCGCGACCGGCTATTCACTGAACATCCTGACGTTGGGCGCGCTGACCATTGCGATCGGCCGGGTGGTGGATGACTCGATTGTGGTGATCGAAAACATCAAACGCCACCTCAGCTACGGGGAGGAGAAAGTCCCGGCGATCCTCACCGCCATCCGGGAGGTGGCAGGCGCCATCACAGCCTCCACTTTGACCACCGTGGCGGTCTTCCTGCCCATTGCCTTCGTGGGTGAGCTCGCCGGCGAACTCTTCCGGCCCTTCGCCCTGACAGTCACCATGGCGCTGCTGGCATCCCTGCTGGTATCGCTGACCATCGTGCCCGTCCTGGCCTACTGGTTCCTCAAAAGCCCCGCCAGTTCTTCCGCCGCCTCGCCTGCTGCCCGCGAAGATGCTTCCCGCGTTGCCGCCGCCGCGCGTACCCAGGCCCAGGAGGCCGAACAGAAGAGCCGGTTGCAGCGTGCATACCTGCCGGTCCTCAGCAGGACCCAGACGCATCCGGTGCTGACGCTGGTCGCCGCCGTTCTGGTCCTCGGCGCGACGGCGGCTATGACGCCGCTGCTTTCCACCAACCTCCTCGGCGAATCCGGCCAGAACAGCATGACTGTCCGTCAGGTGATGCCGGCCGGCACCAGCCTGGCCGACACCAGCGCTGCCGCGGTCAAGGTTGAGGACGTCCTCCGCGGCATCGAGGGGGTCAAGAATGTCCAGGTCACCTCCGGCAACGCTCAGGCCGGTTTTGCCGCCCTGGCGTCTTCCGGCGCAGCCAATTCCTCGTTCACTGTAGTGACGGATGAGAAGGCGAACCAGGCAAAGCTGCAGGAAACCGTCCGGACCGAAGTGGGCAAGGTGGCCGGTTCCGGGAAAATTACTGTCGGTTCCCAGCAGGGTGGCTTCGGGACGTCCTCCACTGTGGACATCACCATCAAGGCGGCAACGTCCGAGGACCTCCGCAAAGCCAGCGAGGCCATGGTGGAAGCCATGACCGGGGTGCCGGAAACCAGCGAGGTGGCCACGAACCTTGCGGCCAGCCAGCCGGTGGTCCAGGTCAAGGTTAACCGGGCAAAGACCGCGGCGGCCGGACTGAACGAGCAACAGGTAGCCGGCGTCCTGGCTGCCACCATCAGCCCCATCCCCGCCGGTACGGTCCGGATCGACACCAACGACTTTCCGGTCCAGATCGGCAAGGGCACCCGGTTCACCAGCATCGATGCCGTGCGAAACATCGCACTCCCTGCATCCGGCGCCCCAGTCACCCTGGGCAGCATCGCGTCCGTGGAACAGGTGGACGTGCCGGTCTCCATTACCTCCAGCAACGGCCAGCGGACCGCCAAAGTGTCAGTCACGCCGTCGGGCTCCAACCTTGGCGCGGTCAATGCGGAAGTGCAGAAGCGCCTCACGGACGTCAGCCTCCCCGTCGGTGTCACGGCGGAACTCGGCGGCGCCACCACCCAGCAGGCCGAGTCCTTCCAGCAGCTGGGCCTGGCACTGCTCGCGGCGATCGCGATTGTTTACGTCATTATGGTGGCCACCTTCAAATCGCTGATCCAGCCCCTGATACTGCTGGTGTCCGTTCCCTTTGCTGCCACCGGTGCCGTGGCGCTGCTGCTGGCCACGGGCGTTCCCCTGGGCCTGCCCTCGCTGATCGGCATGCTGATGCTTGTGGGCATTGTGGTCACCAACGCCATTGTGCTCATCGACCTCATTAACCAGTACCGGCAGCCACGGGACGGCAGCGCGGGGATGAGCGTGCCGGACGCGATCACCCATGGTGCGAGGCAGCGCCTCCGTCCCATCCTGATGACCGCGCTGGCCACCGTTTTCGCCCTGACACCCATGGCGCTAGGCCTGACCGGGGGCGGCGGCTTCATTTCCCAGCCGCTGGCGGTGGTGGTGATCGGCGGCCTGGTCTCGTCCACAGCGCTGACCCTGGTGCTGGTTCCGGTGCTGTACCGGCTGGTGGAGGGACGGCGGGAAACAAAGGCACTGCTCCGTGCCATGCAGCAGCGTCCGGAGTTTGCCGCAGCGGACGACGTCGATGCCGAGTTCCGCGACTGGACCCCGTCATGGTGCCCCGCGTCAGTGGCCGCCGCGCCGCTCCGGGCGACCCGCAGTAACACCTGGAATATTCTCGCCGGGGATCCGTTATATCCGTCGATACATGCAAACGCATGAAAATCGGGTATAGTGGAAGCAAGCCCAGAGAAGTCCAGAAACGGAAGGCACACCATGCAGATCGGCGTATTCAGCGTCAGTGACATCACCACTGACCCCACCACCGGCCGGACGCCCACGGAGAACGAACGCATCAAGGCGTCCGTGGCCATCGCCAAAAAGGTCGAGGAAATCGGCATGGATGTCTACGCCATCGGCGAGCACCACAACCGCCCGTTCTTCTCCTCCTCGCCCACCACCACACTGGCGTACATCGCGGCGCAGACCGAGCGGATCATCCTCTCGACCACGACCACGCTGATCACCACCAACGATCCGGTCAAGGTCGCCGAAGACTTCGCGATGCTGCAGCACCTCGCCGACGGACGCGTGGACCTGGTCCTGGGCCGGGGCAACACCGCTCCGGTCTACCCGTGGTTCGGCAAGAACATTCAGGACGGCGTGGAACTGGCCATCGAGAACTACAGCCTGCTGCGCAAGTTGTGGGACGAGGACACAGTGAACTGGTCCGGCAAGTTCCGCACCCCGCTGCAGAACTTCACCTCCACCCCGCGCCCGCTCGACGGCGTGGCCCCTTTGTGTGGCACGGCTCCATCCGCACGCCGCAGATCGCCGAAGTGGCCGCCTACTACGGCGACGGGTTCTTCGCGAACAACATCTTCTGGCCCAAGGAGCACTACCAGCAGCTGATCAGCCTCTACCGTGAGCGCTACGAGCACTACGGCCACGGCAAGGCGGACCAGGCCATCGTGGGCCTCGGCGGCCAGTTCTTCATGCGGAAGAACTCCCAGGACGCTGTGAAGGAATTCCGCCCCTACTTCGACAACGCGCCCGTCTACGGCCACGGCCCGTCGATGGAGGACTTCACCTCGCAGACACCGCTCACCGTGGGAAGCCCGCAGGAAGTCATCGAAAAAACCCTGGCGTTCCGTGAGTACTACGGCGACTACCAGCGCCAGCTGTTCCTGATCGATCACGCGGGTCTGCCCCTGAAGACGGTGCTGGAGCAGCTTGACCTGTTCGGCGAGGAAGTCCTCCCGGTCCTCCGCAAGGAATACGCGGCCCTCAAGCCCGCGCACGTCCCGGACCCGCCCACCCACGCCGGCCGCGTCGCCGCGCTGATGGCTGCGCAGGCGTCTGACACTGCCCCTTCGGAGGCGTGATGGCTGCCGGCGGCAACGAATCACCCATCCGTCTGGCAGCGGAAACCTGGGAATCCCTGTTCCGGGCGCAGGTTGCCGTGATGCGCAGGCTGCAGGCCGGTCCCGCTTTCCGGAAAGTGGCACTGAACGAATACGACGTGCTGTTCACGCTCTCACGGTGTCCGTCCGGTTGGCTCCGGCTCAATGAACTCAATGACCATGTCCTGCTCAGCCAGTCGAGCCTCAGCAGGCTGGTTGAGAGGCTGGAGAAGCGCGGCCTCGTGGTCCGGATGGCGGCGCCCGACGACGGCCGCGGCGTGCTGCTGAAGCTCACCGAGGAGGGGTCTGCCCTCCAGAAGGAGATCGGCCGGGAGCATGTGCGCGACATCTCCAGCCTGGTGGGGCCTGCCCTGACGGCAGCCGAGCAGAAGGAACTTCAGCGGCTGACCGAGAAACTCCGGCATTCCGTGGGAGCGCGGCCGGCAAAGTAGCTGCCGCGGAACTAACTGGCCGGGAACTAACCGGCCGGGAAGTAACTGGGCGGTAATAGCGTGCGGTGCCGGGCCTGCCGGGAAACTAACCCAGCATGACCAGCTTGGCCGGATCTTCCGACGGCAACTGGCCGTTGACCACGGCGCTGACCCGCAGTTCGTTAAGCGTCAGGCGCCCGCCCACCGTGGACAGGAACGCGGTGTCGGACGAGTCGCGGCCGGCTGTGATCCGCAGCATCGATTCCCGCGGTGCCAGCCCCGTGGGGTCGATGACCTGCCAGGCGCCGTTGACATGCGCCTCGGCTACAGCGTGGAAATCCATGGGACTCAGCCCTGGCGCGTACACGGCGGCGAGCCGGGCCGGGACGTCCTTGGAACGCAGCAGGGCGATGGCCAGATGCGCGAAGTCCCTGCACACTCCCCTGCGGTGCAGGAGGGTTTCGACGGCGCCGTCAGTGCCCCTGGACGAACCGCTGATGTACCGCAATTCCCCGAAGACCCAGCTCCGCACGGCCTGGAGCAGTTCGGCACCCTGCAGGCCGCCAAATTCGGCGTAGGCCGTGGGCAGGAGCCGGTCCGACTCCGCGTAGCGGCTTGGCCGCACGTAGCGGATGAGCTCAGCCAGGGTGGCTTCTTCCGGGACTGCCTGCCCTGCCACCGTCGCCGAGTACTCAACGGTGACGTCGGTGGGTTCAACGAGTTCCATATAGTGCAGGCGGCCGCCGTGATGGTCCGCGAGTTCCTGCAGCGGAACCGTCTGCCCGTCGGCCGTGACCGTCAGGGATTCATCAAACGAGGTGTAGCCGGGATTCCTGGCCACAGCGATGGCCAGGGCTGCCTTCGTGTCGGCGATGGTCCTGAAAACCATACGTGCTGAAACGGTGCGTTCCATGTATCTCCGGGGTGTGAGGTAGTGGCAGAACTTCCCGCCCTGGCCCGGGGATGAGGAGGCCGGGGGCGGGACTAGTTTTTGATCTCCAGAGACATTAGCATCCGCTGGACGTTCGCGAATTCCGGGCTCTCGTCCACGTACTTTTCGGCCTGGCCCAGGGTGTCAAACGCCTTGGCCGGGGCCACCTTCTCATCCGGGGCAAAGGCCTTCAGGACGCCGAGGTCGCCGAAGGAGTAGTCCCCTTTGCCGGCCGGGCCACGGACCACATTCCGCAGTTCGCAGGCTTGGCCGTCTGCCCCGCCCACAATGTTGGTGATGCCGTAGGAGCCGAAGTAGCGGTAGCCCTGGATGACGCGGAACACGGCGTGCGGCGCGATGGTGCCTTCCGCCGTCAGGCCGGGAACGTGCAGCGGCACGCTGCTGATCACCACGTAGGGTTTCCGGGCACTCTCTGGGCACTCGGACGACGACGGCGGCAGTCCTGTCCGCAGGGCAGCCACAACCGTGCCGTCCTGCTTTTTCACCTCAATCTTCAGCGCACCCGGCAGCGTCCCTTCCTCGGGAGTGACGGATTGGGCGATCCATTCCTCCGGCAGGTCGAAGCTGACGGTCTTCGCCGGGTCGGTAAAGGTCTTCCAGGCAGCAGCTGTAGCGGCCGGGCCGGGTGATGCGGACGTCGAGGCGCCCGCTGTGGCAGAAGGATCCGACGACGGGGACCCCGAAGCGCCGGCGGTTGAACTCGTGCTGGCGCCAGGGCTGGCCGATGTGTCCGGCTGCGCCGTCCACGCTGAATCGCTGTTACCAGGCGCGCTGCAGCCGACTGCCAGCGTCCCTGCCATGAGCAGCCCGGCCGTCCGCACTCCCCACATTGCCGCCTTGTGTGTCATGGAGCCAGCCTAGCGGCGGACGACTGCGGCCAGTAGCCGGAGCCTCGTGTCGCCGTCGGACATTCCCCGTACGCAAGGGACTAGGCTGGTGCCTATGGCGGATGAGCAGTATGGCGCGGACCTTGAGAGCCTGGCGGACATCTCTGCCATCGACATTGCGGACTGGCGGCTGCGGACTTTTGCCCTGTACGACACGGTGCGGAAGGTTGCCGCTGAAGATCCGGCGGAGGCCCATTCCCTCTGGCGGCATGAACGCGACCGTATGTTCGCAACGCATCCGGCCTCAGCCCTCAGCGCGAAAGACAAGTCGCAGTTCTCCGGCCTGAAGACGGCCGATTACGATCCCATCTACCGGTTTTATGTGCCGCTGACCCTTGAGGGGGCCGGCCGGGAAATGACCGTGGAAACCGCCACTGACGGTGTGGTCCGTTTTGTCCGGCTGGGCACGTTTGACCTACCCGAACTTGGCCAGCTGGGCGTGTGGAAGCTGCACGGATACGGCGGCGGGATTTTCGTGCCGTTCCGGGACGCCACGGCCGGCCAGCCCGGCGGAACGTACGGCGCCGGCCGGTACCTCCTGGACACCATCAAGGGCGCATTCCACGGGGTCCACGGTTCCGGGGCAGGCGCCGAGTTTGTCTTGGATTTCAACTTCGCCTACAACCCGTCCTGCGCCTACAACGAGGCCTGGGCCTGCCCGCTGCCCGGCCCCTCCAACCGCCTGGCAGTGGAGATCCCGGTGGGCGAGCTGTACTGAGCGGTCAACGGCGGTAACCACTGCGGGGAGTCGACCGGAGGACATAGGATGTCATCCATGACTGCCAGCGCTCCCCGCCGCCTTGCCCGTGTCCGCCCCTGTCCCCGGCTGTTGCCGACGAGCATTTCTTCGTGGCCAACGACGCCCCGGATTTCGGCTCCGACGCCGGCCGGTCCTGGACAGTCGTTGATTCCCCCTTCGAGGCGTCCCGCGCAAACGCCAACCACCCCGCCCAGCCCGGGTGGGAGAACGGCACCGTAGTGGACCAGGAGTCCTTCACTTTCCTGGCGCCGTCCGTCCCCACCAACGTCTTCGGGATGGCGCACAACACCGGGCAGGCCGGCCGCGACCTCCCGCCGCAGGCCTTCCACAAGGCTGCATCCAGCGTGATCGGTCCCGGCGACGCCATTGAACTGAGTTCCACGGTGGGCTACGTGGACCCGGAAGCGGAACTGACCGTCGTCGTCGGGCGCACCGCCCGCGGCCTGACCCTGGCGACTGCCCGGAGCGCCATCCTTGGATTCACCATCGGCAACGATGTCTCGGCGCGCGATCTGCAGAAGTCGGACGAGCTGTGGGTCAGCGCCAAGAGCCAGGACACCTTCACTCCCGTAGGCCCATGGATCGTCACCGACCTCGACGACTCGGACCTGTCCATCAGCATCGTCCACAACGGCACCGAACTGAAGGCCGCCAGCAGCGCCGACCTCGGCTGGAAGGTGGACGAAATCCTCGTGTACCTCAGCTCCTTTATGACCCTGCACGCCGGCGATCTGGTCCTCACCGGCTTTCCGGCAGAGTGTGCCCGCATCCAGC
It contains:
- a CDS encoding MarR family winged helix-turn-helix transcriptional regulator; the protein is MAAGGNESPIRLAAETWESLFRAQVAVMRRLQAGPAFRKVALNEYDVLFTLSRCPSGWLRLNELNDHVLLSQSSLSRLVERLEKRGLVVRMAAPDDGRGVLLKLTEEGSALQKEIGREHVRDISSLVGPALTAAEQKELQRLTEKLRHSVGARPAK
- a CDS encoding transglutaminase family protein, encoding MERTVSARMVFRTIADTKAALAIAVARNPGYTSFDESLTVTADGQTVPLQELADHHGGRLHYMELVEPTDVTVEYSATVAGQAVPEEATLAELIRYVRPSRYAESDRLLPTAYAEFGGLQGAELLQAVRSWVFGELRYISGSSRGTDGAVETLLHRRGVCRDFAHLAIALLRSKDVPARLAAVYAPGLSPMDFHAVAEAHVNGAWQVIDPTGLAPRESMLRITAGRDSSDTAFLSTVGGRLTLNELRVSAVVNGQLPSEDPAKLVMLG
- a CDS encoding DUF1684 domain-containing protein encodes the protein MADEQYGADLESLADISAIDIADWRLRTFALYDTVRKVAAEDPAEAHSLWRHERDRMFATHPASALSAKDKSQFSGLKTADYDPIYRFYVPLTLEGAGREMTVETATDGVVRFVRLGTFDLPELGQLGVWKLHGYGGGIFVPFRDATAGQPGGTYGAGRYLLDTIKGAFHGVHGSGAGAEFVLDFNFAYNPSCAYNEAWACPLPGPSNRLAVEIPVGELY
- a CDS encoding fumarylacetoacetate hydrolase family protein, with product MANDAPDFGSDAGRSWTVVDSPFEASRANANHPAQPGWENGTVVDQESFTFLAPSVPTNVFGMAHNTGQAGRDLPPQAFHKAASSVIGPGDAIELSSTVGYVDPEAELTVVVGRTARGLTLATARSAILGFTIGNDVSARDLQKSDELWVSAKSQDTFTPVGPWIVTDLDDSDLSISIVHNGTELKAASSADLGWKVDEILVYLSSFMTLHAGDLVLTGFPAECARIQPGDTVACRVEGIGELSNPVKAASWEETPA